One genomic region from Candidatus Melainabacteria bacterium RIFOXYA2_FULL_32_9 encodes:
- a CDS encoding phosphoenolpyruvate synthase (catalyzes the formation of phosphoenolpyruvate from pyruvate), which yields MANYIMKFSEIDINNVAQVGGKNASLGEMFQKLTKRGINIPDGFATTANAYWDFLDKNNIRERLTEILNKLDTEEFSNLHEIGVQARRTMLGAKIPEELQEQIKQAYRELNSKYEEPIQVAVRSSATAEDLPTASFAGQQETFLNIKGEDELIEACLRCYASLFTDRAIKYREDNDFEHMKVALSIGIQKMVRADKASAGVGFTIDTETGFEKVIFLTGSWGLGENVVQGNVNPDEFYIFKPSLKMGKKAIISKTLGSKSKTMVYTEDAENESSKLGATTINIDTPEEKRDQYILSDEEIEKLAKWSMTIEEHYKRPMDIEWAKDGISGELFIVQARPETVHAAKKDHYKVHTYSLKEKGRILAEGRSVGSKIASGKARILNSPDESGKLQPGEVLIADMTNPDWDPILKKASAIVTNKGGRTSHAAIVAREIGVVAIVGTGNATKTIKDGEEITVSCVEGENGIVYQGILDWEEQEVDVKNIKLPKTKVMLILGDPEQAFNLSFLPNRGVGLMRLEFIINNAIRIHPMALVKFNELKNEKIQLQIEELTRGYENKEDYFVDKLSQAVATIAAAFYPNDVIVRMSDFKTNEYASLIGGHEFEPKEDNPMLGFRGASRYYNQRYKEGFHLECKAMKIVRDDMGLTNVKLMIPFCRTLDEGKKVIEVMEEFGLKRGENNLEIYVMVEIPSNVILAKEFSEIFDGFSIGSNDLTQLTLGIDRDSEIVSDLFHEDDEASKELISQVIQKAKETNTPIGLCGQAPSDHPEFSKFLVNQGIDSISFNPDALIKGIENINEAEKTKKA from the coding sequence ATGGCAAATTATATTATGAAATTTTCAGAAATTGATATCAATAATGTTGCGCAGGTTGGAGGTAAAAATGCTTCTCTTGGCGAGATGTTTCAAAAACTTACTAAAAGAGGTATAAATATTCCTGATGGCTTTGCTACAACTGCAAATGCATATTGGGATTTTCTTGATAAGAATAATATTAGAGAAAGATTGACTGAAATTCTTAATAAGCTCGACACTGAGGAATTCTCAAACCTTCATGAAATTGGGGTTCAAGCAAGACGAACAATGCTTGGTGCAAAAATCCCAGAAGAACTTCAAGAACAAATAAAACAAGCATACAGAGAATTGAATAGTAAATATGAAGAACCAATCCAAGTAGCAGTAAGAAGTAGTGCAACAGCAGAAGACCTGCCAACCGCAAGCTTTGCAGGACAACAAGAAACCTTTCTCAATATTAAAGGTGAAGATGAGTTAATAGAGGCATGTTTACGTTGTTATGCTTCGCTTTTTACTGATAGAGCTATCAAATATAGGGAGGATAACGATTTTGAGCATATGAAAGTAGCCCTGTCAATCGGGATACAAAAAATGGTAAGAGCAGATAAAGCCAGTGCAGGTGTAGGATTCACTATTGATACAGAAACTGGCTTTGAAAAAGTTATATTCTTAACAGGCAGCTGGGGATTGGGTGAAAATGTGGTTCAAGGAAACGTAAATCCAGACGAATTTTATATATTCAAGCCATCATTAAAAATGGGTAAAAAGGCTATTATCTCAAAAACTCTTGGTTCAAAGTCTAAAACAATGGTTTATACAGAAGATGCAGAAAATGAATCTTCTAAATTAGGCGCAACAACTATAAATATAGATACTCCTGAAGAAAAAAGAGATCAGTATATATTATCTGATGAAGAAATAGAAAAACTTGCCAAATGGTCTATGACCATCGAAGAGCACTATAAGCGCCCGATGGATATAGAATGGGCTAAAGATGGAATTTCAGGAGAATTATTTATAGTTCAGGCAAGACCTGAAACTGTCCACGCCGCAAAAAAAGATCATTACAAAGTTCATACTTACTCATTGAAAGAAAAAGGAAGAATTTTAGCTGAAGGTAGAAGTGTAGGCAGTAAGATTGCATCAGGAAAAGCAAGGATTTTGAACTCTCCTGATGAATCAGGCAAGCTCCAACCTGGAGAAGTCCTTATAGCAGATATGACAAATCCTGATTGGGATCCGATTCTAAAAAAGGCATCTGCCATTGTTACCAACAAAGGTGGAAGGACTAGTCACGCTGCAATTGTTGCAAGAGAAATAGGAGTAGTTGCAATAGTTGGTACAGGCAACGCAACTAAAACTATTAAAGACGGCGAAGAAATAACGGTTTCTTGTGTGGAAGGTGAAAATGGAATTGTCTATCAGGGAATTCTGGATTGGGAAGAACAGGAAGTCGATGTTAAAAATATAAAATTGCCAAAAACAAAAGTTATGCTAATTCTTGGAGATCCGGAACAGGCTTTTAATTTATCATTTTTGCCAAATCGCGGTGTAGGACTAATGCGGCTTGAATTCATAATTAATAATGCAATAAGAATTCACCCTATGGCACTTGTGAAATTTAACGAGTTAAAAAACGAAAAGATCCAACTCCAAATAGAAGAACTTACTCGTGGATATGAAAATAAAGAAGATTACTTTGTAGACAAATTATCACAAGCTGTAGCTACTATAGCTGCGGCATTTTATCCAAACGACGTTATTGTAAGAATGTCTGACTTTAAAACTAATGAATATGCAAGCCTAATTGGCGGTCATGAATTTGAACCTAAAGAAGATAATCCAATGTTAGGATTTAGAGGTGCATCAAGATACTACAATCAAAGATATAAAGAAGGATTTCATCTTGAATGTAAAGCCATGAAAATTGTTCGAGATGATATGGGACTAACAAACGTTAAATTGATGATTCCATTTTGTAGAACACTAGATGAAGGCAAAAAAGTGATTGAAGTAATGGAAGAATTTGGTTTAAAAAGAGGAGAAAATAATCTTGAAATTTACGTCATGGTAGAAATTCCAAGTAATGTGATTCTTGCAAAAGAGTTTTCTGAAATCTTCGACGGATTTTCTATTGGATCAAATGATCTAACTCAGTTAACACTTGGAATAGACAGAGATTCTGAAATTGTAAGTGATTTATTCCACGAAGATGATGAAGCCAGCAAAGAATTAATCTCACAAGTAATACAAAAAGCTAAAGAAACAAATACTCCCATAGGACTTTGCGGACAAGCTCCAAGTGACCACCCGGAATTTTCAAAATTTCTTGTAAATCAAGGAATAGACAGTATTTCTTTTAATCCTGATGCTTTAATTAAAGGAATTGAAAATATAAATGAAGCAGAAAAAACAAAAAAAGCTTGA
- a CDS encoding 3-hydroxyacyl-[acyl-carrier-protein] dehydratase FabZ → MDIIEIMNLIPHRYPFLLIDRITECVPGKHVKGYKNITMNEAQFMGHFPNRPIMPGVLMVEALAQLSAGIVMTLPEYKGKLALFAGIDGVRFKKVVIPGDKLDLYSEVTRLKGPIVKTKCRAEVDGQLVLEAELMCSIVQ, encoded by the coding sequence ATGGACATTATTGAGATAATGAATCTCATTCCACACAGATACCCTTTCTTATTAATAGATAGGATTACTGAGTGCGTTCCTGGCAAACACGTTAAAGGCTATAAAAATATTACAATGAACGAAGCACAATTTATGGGACACTTCCCAAATAGACCAATTATGCCTGGAGTATTAATGGTAGAAGCGTTAGCTCAATTAAGTGCAGGAATTGTAATGACATTACCTGAATACAAAGGAAAATTAGCACTATTTGCAGGAATCGATGGTGTAAGATTTAAGAAAGTTGTAATTCCTGGTGATAAATTGGATCTTTATTCAGAAGTTACTCGACTTAAAGGCCCTATTGTAAAAACAAAATGCAGAGCTGAAGTTGATGGACAATTAGTGTTAGAAGCAGAATTAATGTGCTCTATAGTTCAATAA
- a CDS encoding acyl-[acyl-carrier-protein]--UDP-N-acetylglucosamine O-acyltransferase — protein MVVNIHPSAIIDPSAEIADGVKINAYAVIGPNTKLESGVEIYPQAYIENSEIGKNTIISTGAVIGTAPQDLGYKGEFTKVIIGENCQIREHATVNRASGEGNITKVGNNCMLMTGAHIAHNCQVGDNAILANLATLGGHVLVGDYAFIGGMVVIHQNVRIGEMAIIGGFSATRQDLPPYAKTEGRPAGIIGINTIGLKRRGFTPEERTNLKKAFNLIWFSDLNTNQAIERIREEIPSNKYIDQLIEFINSSKRGVTKLSGKQNYLE, from the coding sequence ATGGTGGTAAATATTCATCCAAGTGCAATTATTGACCCATCAGCAGAAATTGCAGACGGAGTTAAAATAAACGCTTATGCAGTCATAGGACCAAATACAAAACTTGAATCTGGTGTAGAAATTTATCCTCAGGCTTATATTGAGAATAGTGAAATTGGTAAAAATACTATTATTTCAACAGGAGCTGTTATTGGCACTGCACCTCAGGATTTAGGATACAAAGGTGAATTTACTAAAGTCATTATTGGCGAAAACTGCCAGATAAGGGAGCATGCCACTGTAAATAGAGCATCAGGCGAGGGTAATATAACTAAAGTTGGTAATAACTGTATGCTAATGACAGGTGCACATATTGCGCATAACTGTCAAGTAGGAGATAATGCCATACTTGCTAATTTAGCTACCCTTGGAGGACACGTATTGGTTGGTGATTATGCTTTTATTGGTGGCATGGTAGTAATTCATCAAAATGTAAGAATTGGCGAAATGGCTATAATAGGTGGATTCTCAGCTACAAGGCAAGATCTGCCACCTTATGCAAAGACAGAAGGTAGACCTGCTGGAATTATTGGAATTAACACAATAGGACTAAAGCGTCGTGGTTTTACGCCTGAAGAAAGAACAAACCTTAAAAAAGCATTTAATCTTATTTGGTTCTCTGATCTCAATACTAATCAAGCTATTGAGAGAATAAGAGAAGAAATTCCATCTAATAAGTACATAGATCAACTTATAGAATTTATTAATAGCAGCAAAAGGGGTGTTACCAAGCTAAGTGGTAAACAAAATTATCTGGAGTAA
- a CDS encoding aspartate kinase, producing the protein MSIIVQKFGGTSVADSTKIKNVAKAVTREYDKGHQVVVVVSAMGHTTDYLVSLAGEITSKPCSREMDMLLSSGEQVSIALLAMAIQEAGYPAISLVAGQVGIITEKVHSKARILDIKPDKMQGYLNEGKIVIVAGFQGVTPDNEITTLGRGGSDTSAVALAATLKAERCDIYTDVDGVYSADPRIIEKPSKLNQISYMEMLELARVGANVLHPRSVETAKQFNVPMRVRSSFNHDDLGTLIIGENLMEIYKPVSGVAADLSQVRLAILKVPDAPGTAAKVFTSLAEHNISVDMIIQSLKEDNSNNIAFTVSESDLDQTLNILERVKQEINAADIVVDKNIAKVSIVGAGMIDKPGIAADMFSSLADASINIKMISTSEIKISCIVEKDRAHDAVKAIHTKFHLDEEGIEIPEISL; encoded by the coding sequence ATGAGCATTATTGTACAGAAATTCGGCGGAACATCTGTAGCTGATTCAACAAAAATTAAAAATGTCGCTAAGGCCGTAACTAGGGAATATGACAAGGGTCATCAAGTTGTTGTTGTTGTATCTGCTATGGGACATACTACTGATTATTTAGTTAGTCTAGCAGGCGAAATCACTTCGAAGCCTTGTAGCAGAGAAATGGATATGCTTCTTTCAAGTGGAGAACAAGTATCCATAGCACTTTTAGCAATGGCGATTCAAGAAGCAGGTTATCCCGCTATTAGTCTAGTTGCTGGACAAGTTGGAATTATAACAGAAAAAGTACACTCTAAAGCTAGAATCTTAGATATTAAACCTGATAAAATGCAAGGTTACTTAAATGAAGGAAAAATAGTCATAGTTGCAGGATTTCAGGGAGTAACCCCCGATAATGAAATCACAACTTTAGGTAGAGGCGGCTCTGATACATCAGCTGTAGCTTTAGCAGCTACATTAAAGGCAGAAAGATGTGATATTTATACAGATGTAGATGGAGTATACTCCGCTGATCCAAGAATTATTGAAAAACCTTCAAAATTAAACCAGATTTCATATATGGAAATGTTAGAACTTGCTAGAGTTGGAGCTAACGTTCTTCACCCAAGATCAGTTGAAACTGCAAAACAATTCAACGTGCCTATGAGAGTTAGAAGTAGTTTTAATCACGATGATTTAGGAACATTGATTATAGGAGAAAACTTAATGGAAATATATAAGCCTGTGAGTGGAGTAGCAGCAGATTTATCACAAGTTAGACTTGCAATACTAAAAGTGCCAGATGCTCCCGGAACAGCTGCTAAGGTGTTTACATCATTAGCAGAGCATAATATTAGCGTAGATATGATTATTCAATCATTAAAAGAAGATAATTCTAACAATATTGCTTTCACGGTTTCAGAGTCTGATCTTGATCAAACACTAAACATCCTTGAAAGAGTCAAGCAAGAAATTAACGCAGCAGACATTGTAGTAGATAAAAATATTGCAAAAGTTAGTATTGTTGGAGCTGGAATGATTGATAAACCAGGTATTGCAGCAGATATGTTCTCATCTTTAGCTGATGCTAGCATTAACATTAAGATGATTTCAACCAGTGAAATTAAAATTAGCTGTATAGTTGAAAAAGATAGAGCGCATGATGCCGTTAAAGCCATTCATACCAAGTTCCATCTTGATGAAGAAGGTATAGAAATTCCTGAAATATCTTTATAA